In a single window of the Thunnus thynnus chromosome 9, fThuThy2.1, whole genome shotgun sequence genome:
- the LOC137188789 gene encoding uncharacterized protein, translated as MILLCVTLLLLHQGYTLIPVITVQLGEPVTFTCVSPDEDYGIKEIYWYKQNVGDTLKLIVKLLKNVKPKYAPGFVASRLELNNYKNISNLTILRTIQEDEGMYHCAVTDWLQNTWSGTYLSLKGNTERTSNYTVVQWPTVSDPVHSGDSVTLQCSVLSDSENKTCPGGHSVYWFRARSDGSHPDIIYTDGNRPDECDKRPDSLKTCVHRFSKNVSPSDAGTYHCAVATCGVILFGNGTKLQIEQTTSYEFTGLVIAIVCLAISLIGNIVFICYRTPRAVFAQFKGIESASSQARNDNLRQPVHEITEGGDDLNYAGLHFSKTKATRGWKKKELTDESVYAQVKR; from the exons ATGATCCTGTTGTGTGTTACATTGCTTCTCCTTCATCAAGGAT ATACGCTGATACCAGTGATCACTGTTCAACTTGGTGAACCTGTGACCTTTACATGTGTTTCGCCTGATGAAGATTACGGCATTAAAGAAATCTACTGGTACAAGCAGAATGTCGGAGATACTCTGAAATTAATTGTGAAACTGTTGAAAAACGTAAAACCTAAATATGCACCAGGGTTTGTTGCCTCTAGATTAGAGTTAAATAATTATAAGAATATTAGCAATCTCACTATTTTAAGGACGATTCAAGAAGACGAGGGAATGTATCACTGTGCAGTCACGGATTGGTTGCAGAATACTTGGAGTGGGACCTATTTGTCATTAAAAG GAAACACTGAAAGAACATCAAACTATACTGTTGTTCAGTGGCCGACAGTATCTGATCCAGTCCATTCAGGAGACTCTGTGACTTTGCAGTGTTCAGTCCTCTCTGACTCTGAGAACAAGACGTGTCCTGGAGGacacagtgtttactggttcaGAGCCAGATCAGATGGATCTCATCCAGACATCATCTACACTGATGGAAATAGACCTGATGAATGTGACAAGAGACCTGACAGTTTAAAGACCTGTGTTCATCGCTTCTCTAAAAACGTCAGCCCCTCTGACGCTGGGACTTATCACTGTGCTGTGGCCACATGTGGAGTGATATTATTTGGAAATGGAACTAAATTGCAAATCG AGCAAACAACAAGTTATGAATTTACTGGACTGGTGATAGCAATAGTCTGCTTGGCCATTTCTTTGATaggaaatattgttttcatctgTTACCGAACTCCAAGAGCAGTGTTTGCACAGTTTAAAG GAATAGAAAGCGCCTCTTCACAAGCAAGAAATGACAACTTGAGACAACCAGTACATGAGATT ACTGAAGGTGGAGATGATCTGAACTATGCTGGGTTGCATTTCTCTAAAACAAAAGCTACAAGAGGTTGGAAGAAAAAAGAGTTGACAGATGAAAGTGTTTACGCTCAAGTTAAACGCTGA
- the LOC137188788 gene encoding signal-regulatory protein beta-2-like — protein sequence MLIILYLLLMHRVGRCADDWIYETKTVHVGDNVRLTCTRESFGTIFWFKLVSENVPQVLARTYGSEDDPRITAIEEPGKFVLRIKKAKLSDTGVYYCVRTPKQKLIFLKGTHLKVEGPRPNTDITTVPPSDPVRPGDSVTLQCSVLSANKTCLEEHNVYWFSASLDKFNASFIYTHEKSNDRSKKSLDIQSLQKCIYNFSRNNVSSSDAGTYYCAVTTCGETLSRNGTKLNTEAVNICDLQKDNTVLFLLCAASALSLIVIVVLIYSIKKIKKKSCDCCNAAVDLHTNTAASGVQQSWQREEDSLVYSTATFTSKSCKSRTRDRKTAEEDIIYTDASALRLN from the exons ATGCTGATCATACTTTATTTACTGCTGATGCACAGAGTTGGGC GATGTGCAGACGATTGGATCTATGAGACAAAGACTGTTCATGTTGGAGATAATGTGCGACTGACTTGTACCCGAGAGTCATTTGGAACCATATTTTGGTTCAAACTTGTGTCTGAAAATGTGCCTCAGGTCTTAGCAAGAACATATGGCTCTGAGGATGATCCTCGCATTACAGCTATAGAAGAACCTGGAAAATTTGTTCTGCGTATTAAAAAAGCAAAGCTTAGTGATACTGGAGTTTACTATTGTGTGAGAACACCAAAACAAAAGTTGATATTCTTGAAAGGAACACATCTAAAAGTTGAAG GACCAAGACCAAATACAGATATCACTACAGTCCCTCCATCTGATCCAGTGCGTCCAGGAGACTCTGTGACTCTCCAGTGTTCAGTCCTCTCGgcaaacaaaacatgtctaGAAGAACACAATGTTTACTGGTTCAGTGCCAGTTTGGATAAATTTAACGCCAGTTTTATTTATACTCATGAAAAAAGTAATGATCGAAGTAAGAAGAGTCTTGACATTCAGTCTTTACAGAAATGCATCTACAACTTCTCCAGGAACAATGTCAGCAGCTCTGATGCTGGGActtactactgtgctgtgaccACATGTGGGGAGACACTGAGTAGAAATGGAACAAAACTCAACACGGAAG CAGTCAACATCTGTGATTTGCAGAAGGACAATACAGTTCTCtttctgctgtgtgctgcttcGGCTCTCAGTCTGATTGTTATAGTCGTTCTCATTTATTCAATcaagaaaatcaagaaaaaatcTTGTGACTGTTGTAACG ctgcagttgatCTGCACACAAATACTGCAGCCAGTGGTGTTCAGCAAAGTTGGCAG AGAGAGGAGGACTCATTGGTTTATTCTACAGCAACCTTCACAAGCAAATCTTGCAAATCCAGGACAAGGGATAGAAAAACTGCAGAGGAAGATATTATCTACACTGATGCCAGTGCTCTCAGGTTGAATTAA